In one Pseudomonas hydrolytica genomic region, the following are encoded:
- a CDS encoding GTPase/DUF3482 domain-containing protein has product MNQPLKLALVGHTNVGKTSLLRTLTRDVEFGEVSPRASTTRHVEGARLSVDGQALLELYDTPGLEDAIALLDYLERLDRPGERLDGPARLARFLEGSEARQRYEQEAKVLRQLLASDAGLYVIDVREPVLAKYRDELAVLTMCGRPLLPVLNFVASASHREGEWREALARLGLHALVAFDSVAPPEDGERRLYESLALLLERSRPQLQRLIEDHEAQRRTRRQAGQRLIAELLIDCAACRRSVAAQPLLEQAAVNELRAAIRQREQRCVEALLRLYAFRSSDAKAADLPLLDGRWGDDLFNPETLKQLGIKVGGGMAAGAATGVGVDLLVGGITLGAAAALGAVIGGSAQTLRNYGERLKGKLKGQRELTVDDAVLRLLALRQQQLLAALDKRGHAAMDAIALGAPQETLWRQGKLPAPLNVARAHPEWSSLNPGARLEEADRHEQVQRLASELP; this is encoded by the coding sequence ATGAACCAGCCGCTGAAACTCGCCCTGGTCGGCCATACCAACGTCGGCAAAACCTCGCTGCTGCGCACCCTGACCCGCGATGTGGAATTCGGCGAAGTCTCGCCGCGCGCCAGCACCACGCGCCATGTCGAGGGTGCGCGGCTGTCGGTGGACGGCCAGGCGCTGCTGGAGCTGTACGACACCCCCGGCCTGGAAGACGCCATCGCCCTGCTCGACTACCTGGAGCGCCTCGACCGTCCCGGCGAGCGGCTGGACGGCCCGGCGCGTCTGGCCCGTTTCCTCGAAGGCAGCGAGGCGCGCCAGCGCTATGAGCAGGAAGCCAAGGTGCTGCGCCAGTTGCTGGCCTCCGACGCCGGCCTGTACGTGATCGACGTGCGCGAGCCAGTGCTGGCCAAGTACCGCGACGAACTGGCGGTACTGACCATGTGCGGCCGCCCGCTGCTGCCGGTGCTCAACTTCGTCGCCAGCGCCAGCCACCGCGAAGGCGAGTGGCGCGAAGCCCTGGCGCGTCTCGGCCTGCACGCCCTGGTGGCGTTCGACAGCGTGGCACCGCCGGAGGATGGCGAACGGCGTCTCTACGAAAGCCTCGCCCTGCTGCTGGAGCGCTCGCGCCCGCAGTTGCAGCGCCTGATCGAGGATCACGAGGCGCAGCGCCGCACGCGGCGCCAGGCCGGTCAGCGCCTGATCGCCGAGCTGCTGATCGACTGCGCCGCCTGCCGCCGCAGCGTCGCCGCTCAGCCGTTGCTGGAGCAGGCCGCCGTGAACGAGCTGCGTGCAGCCATTCGCCAGCGTGAACAGCGCTGCGTCGAAGCCCTGCTGCGCCTGTACGCCTTCCGCAGCAGCGATGCCAAGGCGGCCGACCTGCCGCTGCTCGATGGCCGCTGGGGCGACGATCTGTTCAACCCGGAAACCCTCAAGCAACTGGGCATCAAGGTCGGCGGCGGCATGGCCGCAGGTGCTGCCACCGGCGTAGGCGTCGACCTGCTGGTCGGCGGCATCACCCTCGGCGCGGCTGCCGCATTGGGCGCGGTGATCGGTGGCAGCGCGCAGACCCTGCGCAATTACGGGGAAAGACTGAAAGGAAAACTGAAGGGCCAGCGCGAGCTGACCGTCGACGACGCCGTGCTGCGCCTGCTTGCCCTGCGTCAGCAGCAACTGCTGGCGGCACTGGATAAACGCGGCCACGCCGCCATGGACGCCATCGCCCTCGGCGCCCCGCAGGAAACCCTATGGCGCCAGGGCAAGCTGCCCGCCCCACTGAACGTGGCACGCGCCCATCCCGAATGGTCGTCGCTCAACCCCGGCGCACGCCTGGAAGAGGCTGACCGCCATGAACAGGTGCAGCGCCTGGCGTCAGAGTTGCCCTGA
- a CDS encoding thymidylate synthase has translation MKQYLDLMRHVRKHGTFKEDRTGTGTYSVFGYQMRFDLADGFPIVTTKKCHLRSIIHELLWFLQGDTNIKYLKDNGVSIWDEWADENGDLGPVYGYQWRSWPAPNGESIDQIAKLIEMIRKNPDSRRLIVSAWNPALVEQMALPPCHALFQFYVADGKLSCQLYQRSADIFLGVPFNIASYALLTLMVAQVCDLQPGEFIWTGGDCHLYANHIEQADLQLTRQPLPLPTMKLNPEVKDLLAFRFEDFELVGYEAHPHIKAPVAV, from the coding sequence ATGAAACAGTACCTCGACCTGATGCGCCATGTGCGCAAGCACGGCACCTTCAAGGAAGACCGCACCGGTACCGGCACCTACAGCGTGTTCGGCTACCAGATGCGCTTCGACCTGGCCGATGGCTTCCCCATCGTCACCACCAAGAAGTGTCACCTGCGCTCGATCATCCACGAGCTGCTGTGGTTCCTGCAGGGCGACACCAACATCAAGTACCTCAAGGACAACGGCGTCAGCATCTGGGACGAGTGGGCCGACGAGAACGGCGACCTCGGCCCGGTCTACGGCTACCAGTGGCGCAGTTGGCCGGCGCCCAATGGCGAGTCCATCGACCAGATCGCCAAACTGATCGAGATGATCAGGAAGAACCCGGATTCGCGCCGTCTGATCGTCTCGGCCTGGAACCCGGCGCTGGTCGAGCAGATGGCCCTGCCGCCGTGCCACGCGCTGTTCCAGTTCTATGTGGCCGACGGCAAGCTGAGCTGCCAGCTGTATCAGCGCTCGGCGGACATCTTCCTCGGCGTGCCCTTCAATATCGCCAGCTACGCGCTGCTGACGCTGATGGTGGCGCAGGTGTGCGATCTGCAGCCGGGCGAGTTCATCTGGACCGGCGGCGACTGCCACCTGTACGCCAACCATATCGAGCAGGCCGACCTGCAGCTGACCCGCCAGCCGCTGCCGCTGCCGACCATGAAGCTCAACCCCGAGGTAAAGGACCTGCTGGCCTTCAGGTTCGAGGACTTCGAACTGGTCGGCTACGAGGCGCACCCACATATCAAGGCGCCGGTGGCGGTGTAG
- the lgt gene encoding prolipoprotein diacylglyceryl transferase has translation MLPYPQIDPVAIALGPLKIHWYGLMYLVGIGGAWWLASRRLARFDASWSKEKLSDLVFWVAMGVILGGRLGYVFFYDFAAYIAEPAKILRVWEGGMSFHGGLIGVMLATWWFGKRNGKSFFELMDFIAPLVPIGLGAGRIGNFINAELWGKATDVPWAMVFPTDPEQLARHPSQLYQFALEGVVLFTILWFYSRKPRPTMAVSGMFAACYGVFRFIVEFVRVPDAQLGYLAWGWLTMGQILCLPMILGGIGLIAYAYKRQPVQGAA, from the coding sequence ATGCTGCCTTATCCGCAGATCGACCCGGTGGCCATTGCCCTCGGCCCGCTGAAAATCCATTGGTACGGCCTGATGTACCTGGTGGGTATTGGAGGTGCCTGGTGGCTGGCGTCGCGCCGCCTGGCGCGCTTCGATGCCAGCTGGAGCAAGGAAAAGCTGTCCGATCTGGTGTTCTGGGTGGCCATGGGCGTGATTCTCGGCGGGCGCCTGGGTTACGTGTTCTTCTATGACTTTGCCGCCTATATCGCCGAACCGGCGAAGATCCTGCGGGTCTGGGAAGGCGGCATGTCGTTCCACGGCGGGCTGATCGGGGTGATGCTGGCGACCTGGTGGTTCGGCAAGCGCAATGGCAAGAGCTTCTTCGAGCTGATGGACTTTATCGCCCCGCTGGTACCCATCGGCCTGGGCGCCGGACGCATCGGCAACTTCATCAACGCCGAGCTGTGGGGCAAGGCCACCGATGTGCCCTGGGCGATGGTCTTCCCCACCGACCCTGAGCAACTGGCGCGCCATCCGTCGCAGCTGTACCAGTTCGCCCTGGAGGGCGTGGTGCTGTTCACCATCCTCTGGTTCTATTCGCGCAAACCGCGGCCGACCATGGCCGTGTCCGGCATGTTCGCCGCCTGCTACGGCGTGTTCCGCTTCATCGTCGAGTTCGTTCGCGTGCCGGATGCCCAGCTGGGCTACCTGGCCTGGGGCTGGCTGACCATGGGGCAGATCCTCTGCCTGCCGATGATCCTCGGCGGCATCGGCCTGATCGCCTACGCCTACAAGCGCCAGCCCGTACAAGGAGCCGCCTGA
- a CDS encoding sulfite exporter TauE/SafE family protein, with amino-acid sequence MELLLYLVLGAAAGVLAGLFGVGGGLIIVPVLVLSFTSQGMPSEILTHLAVGTSLATIVFTSINSLLEHHRKGAVRWPLFRWLSLGILLGAALGALTAALIQGPLLQKIIGTFAIVIAVQLALDLKPRASRDVPGKPALAVAGGVIGWASAIFGIGGGSLTVPFLVWRSVPMQQAVATSAACGLPIAIAGALSFMFTGWGNPNLPQWSVGFIYLPALLGIALTSMFFARFGARLAHRLSPRLLKRLFALLLLSVGLSFLI; translated from the coding sequence ATGGAACTGCTGCTCTACCTGGTGCTGGGTGCGGCCGCCGGTGTGCTGGCTGGCCTGTTCGGCGTGGGTGGCGGGTTGATCATCGTGCCGGTACTGGTGCTGAGCTTCACCTCGCAGGGCATGCCGAGCGAGATCCTCACCCACCTGGCGGTAGGTACCTCGCTGGCGACCATCGTCTTTACCTCGATCAATTCGCTGCTCGAGCATCATCGCAAGGGCGCGGTGCGCTGGCCGCTGTTTCGCTGGCTGAGCCTGGGGATTCTGCTCGGTGCGGCGCTGGGGGCACTGACCGCGGCGCTGATTCAGGGGCCGCTGCTGCAGAAGATCATCGGCACCTTCGCCATCGTCATCGCCGTGCAGCTGGCGCTGGACCTGAAACCCAGGGCCAGTCGCGATGTCCCAGGCAAGCCCGCGCTGGCGGTGGCTGGCGGGGTAATCGGCTGGGCTTCGGCGATCTTCGGCATCGGCGGCGGTTCGTTGACCGTGCCCTTTCTGGTCTGGCGCAGCGTACCGATGCAGCAGGCGGTGGCGACGTCGGCAGCCTGTGGTCTGCCGATCGCCATCGCCGGCGCGCTGAGTTTCATGTTCACCGGCTGGGGGAATCCGAATCTGCCGCAGTGGAGCGTCGGGTTCATCTATCTCCCGGCATTGCTGGGGATTGCGCTGACCAGCATGTTCTTTGCCCGTTTCGGCGCGCGTCTGGCCCATCGCCTGTCGCCGCGTCTGCTCAAGCGTCTGTTCGCCCTGCTGCTGCTGAGCGTGGGCCTGAGTTTTCTGATCTAA
- a CDS encoding NRDE family protein → MCLIVLAWRPGHPQPLLLAANRDEFYSRPTWPLREWEDAPGLFAGRDLQAGGTWLGVTADGRFAALTNIRDPSQPPGRRSRGELPIDFLRSALEPQAYLQRVADKAADYAGFNLLLGDRRQLWYYNSQEDQPHALAEGLYGLSNARLDSPWPKLQRAKAALENCLDAPDSERLLALLADTERPPEHLLPDTGVGPAVERLLSTVFIASANYGTRASTALILNADASWELVEHSFGPQGVPLGEVAIRR, encoded by the coding sequence ATGTGCCTGATCGTTCTTGCCTGGCGCCCCGGTCATCCGCAGCCGCTGCTGCTGGCCGCCAATCGTGACGAGTTCTATAGCCGCCCAACCTGGCCCCTGCGCGAATGGGAAGATGCCCCCGGTCTGTTCGCCGGACGCGACCTGCAGGCAGGCGGCACCTGGTTGGGGGTAACCGCGGACGGGCGCTTCGCCGCGCTGACCAATATCCGCGACCCCAGCCAGCCGCCCGGGCGGCGCTCGCGCGGCGAGCTGCCGATCGACTTCCTGCGCAGCGCGCTGGAGCCCCAGGCCTACCTGCAGCGAGTGGCGGACAAAGCCGCGGATTACGCCGGCTTCAACCTGCTGCTCGGTGATAGGCGACAGCTCTGGTACTACAACAGCCAGGAAGACCAGCCGCACGCCCTGGCGGAAGGTCTCTACGGCCTGTCCAACGCCAGACTCGACAGCCCCTGGCCCAAGCTGCAGCGGGCCAAGGCCGCGCTGGAGAATTGCCTGGACGCACCGGACAGCGAGCGCCTGCTGGCATTGTTGGCCGATACCGAGCGGCCACCCGAGCATCTGCTGCCGGACACCGGCGTCGGCCCGGCGGTCGAGCGCCTGCTGTCGACGGTATTTATCGCCAGCGCCAACTACGGCACCCGCGCCAGCACGGCGCTGATCCTCAACGCCGACGCCAGCTGGGAGCTGGTCGAACACAGCTTCGGCCCGCAGGGCGTGCCGCTGGGCGAGGTCGCCATCCGCAGGTAA
- the ptsP gene encoding phosphoenolpyruvate--protein phosphotransferase: MLNTLRKIVQEVNAAKDLKAALSIIVQRVKEAMGSQVCSVYLLDAETNRFVLMATEGLNKRSIGKVSMAPSEGLVGLVGTREEPLNLENAADHPRYRYFAETGEERYASFLGAPIIHHRRVMGVLVVQQKERRQFDEGEEAFLVTMSAQLAGVIAHAEATGSIRGLGRQGKGVQEAKFVGVPGAPGAAVGTAVVVLPPADLNVVPDRSVDDIAAELELFDKALGWVREDMQELSEKLATQLRKEERALFDVYLMMLDDAALGNEVRKVIKSGQWAQGALRQVVLDHVKRFELMDDAYLRERASDVRDLGRRLLAYLQEERKTSLVYPDNTILVSEELSPAMLGEVPEGKLAGLISVTGSGNSHVAIFARAMGIPTVMGVVDLPYSKIDGIKLIVDGYHGEVFTNPSELLSKQYADVVEEERQLTEGLDALRALPCETLDGHRMPLWVNTGLLADVARAQQRGAEGVGLYRTEVPFMINERFPSEKEQLATYREQLQAFHPLPVTMRTLDIGGDKALSYFPIKEENPFLGWRGIRVTLDHPEIFLVQTRAMLKASEGLNNLRILLPMISGTQELEEALHLIHRAWGEVRDEGTDVPLPPIGVMIEIPAAVYQTRELARQVDFLSVGSNDLTQYLLAVDRNNPRVADLYDFLHPAVLQALQKVVNDAHLEGKPVSICGEMAGDPAAAVLLLAMGFDSLSMNATNLPKVKWLLRQVTQSKAKELLGQVMTMDNPHLIYSTLHLALRNLGLGRVINPASNIQA; encoded by the coding sequence ATGCTCAACACGCTGCGCAAGATCGTCCAGGAAGTTAACGCCGCCAAGGATCTCAAGGCGGCGCTGTCGATCATCGTGCAGCGGGTCAAGGAGGCCATGGGCAGCCAGGTGTGCTCGGTCTACCTGCTCGACGCGGAAACCAACCGTTTCGTGCTGATGGCCACCGAAGGCCTCAACAAGCGCTCCATCGGCAAGGTCAGCATGGCCCCCAGCGAAGGCCTGGTCGGCCTGGTCGGTACCCGCGAGGAACCGCTGAACCTGGAAAACGCCGCCGATCACCCGCGCTATCGCTACTTCGCCGAGACCGGCGAGGAGCGCTACGCCTCCTTCCTCGGCGCACCGATCATCCACCATCGCCGCGTGATGGGCGTACTGGTGGTGCAGCAGAAGGAGCGCCGCCAGTTCGACGAGGGCGAGGAAGCCTTCCTGGTCACCATGAGCGCGCAGCTCGCCGGCGTTATCGCCCATGCCGAGGCGACTGGTTCGATTCGGGGCCTCGGTCGCCAGGGCAAGGGTGTGCAGGAGGCCAAGTTCGTCGGCGTGCCGGGCGCGCCTGGGGCGGCGGTGGGTACTGCGGTGGTGGTGCTGCCCCCGGCTGATCTGAACGTGGTGCCGGACCGCAGCGTCGACGATATCGCCGCCGAGCTGGAGCTGTTCGACAAGGCCCTGGGCTGGGTGCGCGAGGACATGCAGGAGCTGTCCGAGAAACTCGCCACGCAGTTGCGCAAGGAAGAGCGCGCGCTGTTCGACGTGTACCTGATGATGCTCGACGATGCCGCCCTGGGTAACGAGGTGCGCAAGGTCATCAAGAGCGGCCAGTGGGCGCAGGGCGCCCTGCGTCAGGTGGTGCTCGACCACGTCAAACGCTTCGAGCTGATGGACGATGCCTACCTGCGCGAGCGCGCCAGCGACGTGCGCGACCTCGGCCGACGCCTGCTCGCCTACCTGCAGGAAGAACGCAAGACCTCGCTGGTCTACCCGGACAACACCATCCTGGTCAGCGAGGAACTGTCGCCGGCGATGCTCGGCGAAGTCCCCGAAGGCAAGCTGGCCGGTCTGATCTCGGTCACCGGCTCGGGCAACTCCCACGTGGCGATCTTCGCCCGCGCCATGGGCATCCCCACGGTCATGGGCGTGGTCGATCTGCCGTATTCGAAGATCGACGGCATCAAGCTGATCGTCGACGGCTACCACGGCGAAGTCTTCACCAACCCCAGCGAGCTGCTGAGCAAGCAGTACGCCGACGTGGTCGAGGAGGAGCGTCAGCTCACCGAAGGGCTCGATGCCCTGCGCGCGTTGCCCTGCGAGACGCTCGACGGCCACCGCATGCCGCTGTGGGTCAATACCGGCCTGCTCGCCGACGTGGCCCGTGCCCAGCAGCGCGGTGCCGAGGGCGTCGGCCTGTACCGCACCGAAGTGCCGTTCATGATCAACGAGCGCTTCCCCAGCGAGAAGGAGCAGCTCGCCACTTACCGCGAACAGCTGCAGGCCTTTCACCCGCTGCCGGTGACCATGCGCACCCTGGATATCGGCGGTGACAAGGCGCTGTCCTATTTCCCGATCAAGGAAGAGAACCCCTTCCTCGGCTGGCGCGGCATTCGCGTCACCCTCGACCACCCGGAAATCTTCCTGGTGCAGACCCGCGCCATGCTCAAGGCCAGCGAGGGACTGAACAACCTGCGTATCCTGCTGCCGATGATTTCCGGCACCCAGGAGCTGGAAGAGGCGCTGCACCTGATTCACCGCGCCTGGGGCGAGGTGCGTGACGAAGGCACCGACGTGCCGCTGCCGCCTATCGGCGTGATGATCGAGATCCCGGCGGCGGTGTACCAGACCCGGGAGCTGGCGCGCCAGGTGGACTTCCTCTCGGTCGGCTCCAACGACCTCACCCAGTACCTGCTGGCGGTCGACCGCAACAACCCGCGGGTCGCCGACCTCTACGACTTCCTCCACCCGGCGGTGCTGCAGGCGCTGCAGAAGGTGGTCAACGACGCGCATCTCGAAGGCAAGCCGGTGAGCATCTGCGGCGAGATGGCCGGCGATCCGGCCGCGGCCGTGCTGCTGCTGGCCATGGGCTTCGATTCGCTGTCGATGAACGCCACCAACCTGCCCAAGGTGAAATGGCTGCTGCGTCAGGTCACCCAGAGCAAGGCCAAGGAGTTGCTCGGTCAGGTGATGACCATGGACAATCCGCACCTGATCTACAGCACCCTGCACCTGGCGCTGCGCAATCTGGGCCTGGGTCGGGTGATCAACCCAGCGTCGAATATCCAGGCCTGA
- a CDS encoding RNA pyrophosphohydrolase — protein MIDSDGFRPNVGIILTNDVGQVLWARRINQDAWQFPQGGINDRESPEEALYRELNEEVGLEEQDVKILACTRGWLRYRLPQRLVRTHSQPLCIGQKQKWFLLRLTGAEDRVRMDLTGKPEFDGWRWVSYWYPLGQVVTFKREVYRRALKELAPRLIVRD, from the coding sequence GTGATCGATTCTGATGGTTTCCGCCCGAATGTCGGCATCATCCTGACCAATGATGTCGGGCAGGTGCTCTGGGCCCGGCGCATCAACCAGGATGCCTGGCAGTTTCCCCAGGGCGGCATCAACGATCGTGAGTCGCCGGAAGAGGCGCTGTACCGCGAACTGAACGAAGAAGTGGGGCTGGAAGAGCAGGATGTGAAGATCCTCGCCTGCACCCGCGGCTGGTTGCGTTATCGTCTGCCGCAGCGCCTGGTGCGCACCCACAGCCAGCCGCTGTGCATCGGGCAGAAGCAGAAGTGGTTTCTGCTGCGCCTGACCGGTGCCGAGGACCGGGTGCGCATGGACCTGACCGGCAAGCCCGAGTTCGATGGCTGGCGCTGGGTCAGCTACTGGTACCCGCTGGGCCAGGTGGTCACATTCAAGCGCGAGGTGTACCGCCGCGCACTCAAGGAACTCGCCCCGCGCCTGATAGTGCGCGACTGA
- a CDS encoding HAD family hydrolase — MRLALFDLDNTLLAGDSDHSWGEFVCQRGLVDAAEYLARNDAFYADYCAGKLDVVAYQNFSQAILGRSEMAQLAQWHREFMAEVIEPIILAKGEALLAEHREAGDKLVIITATNRFVTAPIAERLGVETLIATECGMQDGRYTGQITGTPCYQGGKVTRLNEWLAETGYNLDGAYFYSDSRNDLPLLEAVANPVAVDPDEVLRATALERGWPVISLR; from the coding sequence GTGCGCTTGGCCCTTTTCGATCTCGACAACACCCTGCTGGCTGGCGACAGCGATCACAGCTGGGGCGAATTCGTCTGCCAGCGCGGCCTGGTCGACGCGGCCGAGTACCTGGCGCGCAACGACGCCTTTTATGCCGACTACTGTGCCGGCAAGCTGGACGTGGTGGCCTACCAGAACTTCAGCCAGGCCATTCTGGGTCGCAGTGAAATGGCGCAACTGGCGCAGTGGCACCGCGAGTTCATGGCCGAGGTGATCGAGCCGATCATCCTGGCCAAGGGCGAGGCGCTGCTGGCCGAACACCGTGAGGCCGGTGACAAGCTGGTGATCATCACCGCCACCAACCGTTTCGTCACCGCTCCGATTGCCGAACGCCTGGGCGTGGAGACGCTGATCGCCACCGAGTGCGGCATGCAGGACGGTCGCTATACCGGGCAGATCACCGGCACGCCGTGCTACCAGGGCGGCAAGGTGACGCGCCTGAACGAATGGCTGGCCGAGACGGGGTACAACCTGGACGGCGCCTACTTCTATAGCGACTCGCGCAATGACCTGCCGCTGCTCGAGGCCGTGGCCAACCCGGTAGCGGTCGACCCGGATGAGGTACTGCGCGCCACCGCCCTCGAACGCGGCTGGCCGGTGATTTCGCTGCGCTGA
- a CDS encoding DUF2269 family protein yields MEHYLLVRILHGAPGVLLLLGLIAHGVMLFKAQRKADAAVLARKLRVTLLFSFPAFAVLALSLPVTGYWLVDTAGWPLGQTWLLLGSILYALMMLLGLLLAARLAAWRALGDAPAPTSLKRLCLIYAGLILLLLIAIMALMGAKPV; encoded by the coding sequence ATGGAACACTACCTGCTGGTTCGCATTCTCCACGGCGCCCCGGGCGTTCTGCTGCTGCTCGGCCTGATCGCCCACGGCGTCATGCTGTTCAAGGCGCAGCGCAAGGCTGATGCGGCGGTGCTGGCGCGCAAGCTGCGCGTGACCCTGCTGTTCAGCTTCCCGGCGTTCGCCGTGCTGGCGCTGAGCCTGCCGGTGACCGGCTACTGGCTGGTGGATACCGCCGGCTGGCCGCTGGGGCAGACCTGGCTGCTGCTGGGCAGCATTCTCTATGCGCTGATGATGCTGCTCGGTTTGCTTCTGGCCGCCCGCCTGGCGGCCTGGCGCGCGCTGGGCGATGCGCCGGCACCGACGTCGCTCAAGCGTCTGTGCCTGATCTATGCGGGGCTGATTCTGCTGCTCTTGATCGCCATCATGGCGTTGATGGGAGCCAAGCCGGTATGA
- the ilvA gene encoding threonine ammonia-lyase, biosynthetic, which yields MLEQYVKKILTSRVYDVAVETPLQPARQLSERLGSQILLKREDLQPVYSFKIRGAYNKLAQLSAEELARGVVTASAGNHAQGLALAAKHLGVKATIVMPRTTPELKVQGVRSRGGKVVLHGDAFPEALAHSLKLVEEKGYTYIHPYDDPLVIAGQGTVAMEVLRQHQGHIDAIFVPVGGGGLIAGIAAYVKYLRPEIKVIGVEPDDSNCLQAAMAAGERVVLPSVGLFADGVAVAQIGQHTFDICKQHVDEVITVSTDEICAAIKDIYDDTRSITEPAGALAVAGIKKYVERQGGNGEVLVGIDSGANVNFDRLRHVAERAELGEKREAIIAVTIPEQPGSFKAFCEAVGKRQITEFNYRYHTDREAHIFVGVQTHPENDPRQALVEGLRAQGFPVLDLTDNELAKLHIRHMVGGHAAQVSDEMVLRFEFPERPGALFNFLQKLGGRWNISMFHYRNHGAADGRVVAGLQVPADERHLVPAALDAIGYPYWDESDNPAYRLFLG from the coding sequence ATGCTCGAACAGTACGTGAAGAAGATCCTCACCTCGCGCGTCTACGACGTCGCGGTGGAAACCCCGCTGCAACCCGCCCGCCAGCTCAGTGAGCGGCTGGGCAGCCAGATTCTGCTCAAGCGCGAGGATCTGCAGCCGGTGTACTCGTTCAAGATTCGCGGCGCCTACAACAAGCTGGCGCAGCTCTCGGCCGAAGAACTGGCGCGCGGCGTGGTCACCGCCTCGGCCGGCAACCACGCCCAGGGTCTGGCTCTGGCGGCCAAGCACCTGGGGGTGAAGGCGACCATCGTCATGCCGCGCACCACGCCGGAGCTGAAGGTGCAGGGCGTGCGTTCGCGTGGCGGCAAGGTGGTGCTGCACGGCGATGCCTTCCCCGAGGCGCTGGCGCATTCGCTGAAACTGGTGGAGGAGAAGGGCTACACCTACATTCACCCCTACGACGATCCGCTGGTGATCGCCGGGCAGGGCACCGTGGCCATGGAGGTGCTGCGCCAGCACCAGGGTCATATCGACGCCATCTTCGTGCCGGTCGGCGGTGGCGGCCTGATCGCCGGCATCGCCGCCTACGTCAAATACCTGCGCCCGGAAATCAAGGTGATCGGCGTTGAGCCGGACGACTCCAACTGCCTGCAGGCCGCCATGGCTGCGGGTGAACGCGTGGTGCTGCCGAGCGTCGGGCTGTTCGCCGACGGCGTGGCGGTGGCGCAGATCGGCCAGCACACCTTCGATATCTGCAAGCAGCATGTCGACGAGGTGATCACCGTCAGCACTGATGAAATCTGCGCGGCGATCAAGGACATCTACGACGACACCCGCTCGATCACCGAGCCGGCCGGCGCGCTGGCGGTGGCCGGGATCAAGAAGTACGTCGAGCGCCAGGGCGGCAATGGCGAAGTGCTGGTGGGCATCGATTCGGGCGCCAACGTCAACTTCGACCGTCTGCGCCACGTTGCCGAGCGCGCCGAGCTGGGCGAGAAGCGCGAGGCAATCATCGCCGTGACCATCCCCGAGCAGCCGGGCAGCTTCAAGGCCTTCTGCGAAGCGGTGGGCAAACGCCAGATCACCGAGTTCAACTACCGCTACCACACCGACCGCGAGGCGCACATCTTCGTCGGCGTGCAGACCCATCCGGAGAACGACCCACGCCAGGCGCTGGTCGAGGGCCTGCGCGCGCAGGGCTTCCCGGTGCTGGACCTGACCGACAACGAGCTGGCCAAGCTGCATATCCGCCATATGGTCGGCGGCCATGCGGCGCAGGTCAGCGACGAGATGGTGCTGCGCTTCGAGTTTCCCGAGCGCCCCGGCGCGCTGTTCAACTTCCTGCAGAAGCTCGGCGGGCGCTGGAACATCTCCATGTTCCACTACCGCAACCACGGCGCCGCCGACGGCCGTGTGGTCGCCGGCCTGCAGGTGCCCGCCGACGAGCGCCACCTGGTACCCGCGGCGCTGGACGCCATCGGTTACCCCTACTGGGACGAGAGCGACAACCCGGCTTATCGCCTGTTTCTCGGCTGA